The Limisphaera ngatamarikiensis nucleotide sequence GCATTTCTTCGCGGGAGGCGACGAACTTGGGTGGATCCAGCACCACCACGTCCCATTGCCGGCCATTGCGCTGCATCTGGCGCGCGTAACTGAAGGCATCGCAGTGAACCCATTGAACCCGAACCTGATTGAGGTGGGCGTTGCGACGCGCCCGGGCGACGGCCTTTTCGTCCAGGTCCACCCCCGTTACGTCTCCGGCCTTTCCCAACACGGCCGCGGCCAGCGCAAACCCGCCCGTGTAACAGCAGAGATCCAGCACGCTTTGACCGGGCTGAACCAGCCGGGCCAGCCGCAGCCGGTTTTCCCGTTGATCACAGAAGAACCCGGTCTTGTGGCCCTCGGCGAAATCCACCTCGTACACCACGCCGTATTCGCGAATCTTCACCGGTCGGACCGCGGCATCGGGGGCCTGTCGCGGGACACCCTCCACACGCGCGGCAAGGTCGGTGACCTCGATCACCTCCCGGCGGGTGCCGAGCCGGCGGTGTAGATGGGCCAGCCAGCGCGGGAGCCGCTGCCAAACCCCCAGGCTCTGCACCTCCACACTCAACACGTCGGCAAACCGGTCCACCACCAGGCCGCCGAGACCGTCGCCGTCCGAGTGCACCACGCGAAAGGCATCGGTAACCTCCGGCAGATGCAGGAGCTGTAGTCTCAGCTCCACGGCCCGATCCAGCAGCACGAGGAAATCTTCCTCCGTAAAGGGCTCCTCGCCGTGTCGGAACATCCGCAGCGGTACGCGGGCCCGGGGATGATAGAGCCCCGTGCCGAACACGCGCCCCTGCCGATCATACACGGTGACCAGGCTCCCGGGCACGGCGTCCGACGACGCCTCCGCAATCATCGCCGGGTAAAGCTGCGTCGAGTAACTGAGATATTTCAGCCGGACCCAGGGTGACCGGAGTGGACCCGGTGTGTCCGCCGCGGGCGTGCTGGCGGTGGTTCGGGAGGGGTCGGAGGGCCCGGGGACGCCGGCGGACGAAGGCCGCGCCGCGTGGGTCTGCTGCCCGGCGGGGGCGGTCGCATCCCGGAGGACCGGTTCGGCTGCAGCTCTGGTTTTGCCCGGTTTCATGGTTCTGCGGGGAGAGTGTGCCTCAGGGGAGTGGTATCCTCCAAGCCGGTTCCCGCGACAAGCGCGGTCGCGTGTGCTTCCGGTGGGCCTTTGGGGCTGCGGTCGTCGGGGTGCACGACTTCCCATTGCACGGGTGAGACCATGGGTAGGTGCACTTCATCCCGCTTGCGCCGGCTGGGTGGACAGAACGGGTTTGCAGGCATGCAACGTCGGAGGACCCTACGTGCGGGGTGGGGTTCCGCCCTCCCCAAACCTTAGCCATCGCCTGAGGTATTGCACCGGCGGGTGAAGATTTTTTGGGTTCGGCGTTGAATATCCTCGCGCGCCGTGCCTCAATGAAGCATGCCGACCGTCACCAAACGCTCGCCCAGGATCCGCTTCGAGTTCGTCCCCGCCCGCAAGCAGTCCACCCTGGGCGGCCTGCCCGCCCTGGAAGCGCTGGCCCAGCAGTTTGACCTCTGGCNNNNNNNNNNNNNNNNNNNNNNNNNNNNNNNNNNNNNNNNNNNNNNNNNNNNNNNNNNNNNNNNNNNNNNNNNNNNNNNNNNNNNNNNNNNNNNNNNNNNNNNNNNNNNNNNNNNNNNNNNNNNNNNNNNNNNNNNNNNNNNNNNNNNNNNNNNNNNNNNNNNNNNNNNNNNNNCGTTGGCCCGCGTCAAATAGTTCGCCGACCCGACCCAGCTGGGGCAATGGCTGCGCCAACAATCCGACACCTCGATCGCCGCGCTCTGGAACCTCAACGCGCAGTTTGTGCAGTGGGTCATCGACCGGGCCGACCCCGCCCGCTGGACCTACGCCGGACGCGCGGAAGCGTTTTTCGACGAGACACAGATCGAAGTCTTCGGCCCCTTCCTGGTCGGCGGTGAACTGGGTTCGCCCGGCGAGGTGAGCAGCGCGTTGCCGGCGATGCTGCAAACGCTCCGGCCGCTCTGGCGGGATCGCGCCTGCGATTTCCTGGCCGACA carries:
- a CDS encoding class I SAM-dependent rRNA methyltransferase gives rise to the protein MKPGKTRAAAEPVLRDATAPAGQQTHAARPSSAGVPGPSDPSRTTASTPAADTPGPLRSPWVRLKYLSYSTQLYPAMIAEASSDAVPGSLVTVYDRQGRVFGTGLYHPRARVPLRMFRHGEEPFTEEDFLVLLDRAVELRLQLLHLPEVTDAFRVVHSDGDGLGGLVVDRFADVLSVEVQSLGVWQRLPRWLAHLHRRLGTRREVIEVTDLAARVEGVPRQAPDAAVRPVKIREYGVVYEVDFAEGHKTGFFCDQRENRLRLARLVQPGQSVLDLCCYTGGFALAAAVLGKAGDVTGVDLDEKAVARARRNAHLNQVRVQWVHCDAFSYARQMQRNGRQWDVVVLDPPKFVASREEMQEGLKRYEDLNRLAAALVRPGGLLVTCSCSGLVSEEMFEKVVIRAVHKQSRRLQILERSGAGPDHPVWSACPEGRYLKVLWCRVW